In the genome of Pseudanabaena sp. FACHB-2040, one region contains:
- the hpsL gene encoding hormogonium polysaccharide biosynthesis protein HpsL, whose amino-acid sequence MVDTSSWHGKTPKRSGRSLNQGMDTAVAAPASKPSRRRRNRQASSDATAEPALSPKAQRALKRQAARAQQELIQYAVFSLLGAVVVGLLLSLLVEPKIGIGALVAILCLALSFKYPRQAIFAFVIYLPFSGTVTYALGGSGILQLAKDAIYIPALIGVIQFCRKTKQPFIIPPALKLPLSILLTLLTMTLLFVNLPQQLAAPPGQHPILIGIIGLKVLLGYLPLIACIYYLIRDRNDLYFLLRVQVVLILICCSLGFVQYMMLKTGVCPGTTATGADGFKPSLAARCFFGGSLLYNPAQGQIRLPGTFVAPWQWGWFLISSGFFCFGTTFSDRNPFWRLIGLITLATVCVLAVLSGQRIALVLVPITVVGLLVLTGQVANLKRFVPIGIGMALILSILVAQNPALLSQRWESFQSRWEASPPQEFIREQFDWARREQEGILGRGVGRATNSARIFGQVELVETYHPKLLFEIGYLGLLATLSLYTALTITTYRAYRSVKDPNLRGYAASMWVFVLFISFFPYYYPLDVDPVNIYYWLAAGIALKLPALDRQERFQQDSQSPSKKRKLTKRELKQLKQQQAAETFD is encoded by the coding sequence ATGGTGGACACTTCCAGTTGGCATGGCAAAACACCCAAACGATCTGGCCGATCGCTGAATCAGGGAATGGATACGGCTGTCGCTGCACCTGCCAGTAAACCCTCTCGCCGCAGGCGCAACCGGCAGGCATCGTCTGATGCGACGGCTGAACCTGCCCTCAGCCCCAAAGCGCAGCGGGCACTCAAGCGCCAGGCTGCTAGGGCCCAGCAGGAGCTGATTCAGTATGCAGTGTTTTCCCTGCTGGGAGCGGTGGTGGTTGGGCTGCTGCTGTCTCTGCTAGTTGAGCCCAAGATTGGCATTGGGGCACTGGTTGCAATTCTCTGTCTGGCGCTGTCCTTTAAGTATCCTCGGCAGGCGATTTTTGCCTTTGTCATCTACCTGCCCTTTAGCGGCACCGTGACCTATGCTCTGGGCGGCAGCGGCATTTTGCAGCTGGCTAAAGACGCCATTTATATCCCGGCTCTGATTGGGGTGATTCAGTTTTGCCGCAAAACCAAGCAGCCATTCATTATTCCGCCAGCGCTGAAGCTGCCGCTGAGCATTTTGCTGACGCTGCTTACGATGACCCTGCTGTTTGTCAATCTGCCCCAGCAGCTAGCTGCGCCACCGGGCCAACATCCGATTCTGATTGGCATTATAGGGCTCAAGGTTCTGCTGGGCTACCTGCCGCTGATTGCCTGCATTTACTATCTAATTCGCGATCGCAACGATCTCTATTTTCTGCTGCGCGTCCAGGTGGTGCTGATTTTGATCTGCTGCAGCCTAGGCTTTGTGCAGTACATGATGCTGAAAACAGGGGTGTGCCCAGGGACAACTGCAACAGGCGCAGACGGATTTAAGCCGTCGCTTGCGGCCCGCTGCTTTTTTGGGGGCTCGCTGCTATACAACCCTGCCCAAGGCCAGATCCGGCTGCCCGGAACCTTTGTTGCCCCCTGGCAGTGGGGCTGGTTTTTGATCTCCAGCGGCTTCTTTTGCTTTGGCACGACATTTAGCGATCGCAACCCCTTCTGGCGACTAATCGGCTTAATTACCTTGGCTACCGTGTGCGTTTTAGCCGTTTTGTCAGGCCAGCGCATTGCCTTGGTGCTAGTGCCGATTACGGTCGTCGGCCTGCTGGTGTTGACCGGCCAGGTCGCCAACCTCAAGCGGTTTGTGCCCATCGGCATTGGCATGGCGCTAATTTTAAGCATTTTGGTAGCTCAAAACCCGGCCTTGCTAAGCCAACGCTGGGAGAGCTTTCAGTCCCGCTGGGAAGCCTCGCCGCCGCAGGAGTTTATTCGAGAGCAGTTTGATTGGGCCAGGCGAGAGCAAGAGGGAATTTTGGGCCGAGGCGTAGGGCGAGCCACCAACTCAGCCCGGATCTTTGGTCAGGTGGAACTGGTAGAGACCTACCACCCTAAACTACTGTTTGAAATTGGCTACCTGGGCCTGCTTGCCACCCTGAGCCTATACACCGCCTTAACGATCACTACCTACCGAGCCTACCGCTCCGTCAAAGACCCCAACCTCAGAGGATACGCAGCCTCAATGTGGGTGTTTGTGCTGTTTATCAGCTTTTTCCCCTACTACTACCCGCTGGATGTAGACCCCGTCAATATCTATTACTGGCTAGCTGCAGGCATTGCGCTAAAGCTGCCCGCCCTCGACCGTCAGGAGCGCTTTCAGCAAGACAGCCAGAGCCCCAGCAAAAAACGTAAGCTGACTAAGCGGGAGCTAAAGCAGCTGAAGCAGCAGCAAGCAGCAGAGACTTTTGATTGA
- the hpsN gene encoding hormogonium polysaccharide biosynthesis glycosyltransferase HpsN, whose amino-acid sequence MVTWPFLSIVIPTYRREGVLRDTLKSVLQQDYPHFEVIVVDQTADHEPETQALLNQLVATGKITLFTVDWASLPAARNYAIERCQGEIVVFIDDDVDLPHGFLQAHARNYERPEVGAVAGRVFDRMKLADSDGLVIEDLPPQAMDPGIAWYHIDLVHTVKPQRVLTARGCNMSFRRELFNTFNLRFDERFHGSAVREESDFCLHIRQTGLIIWYDPAAHLVHLGEETGGCHDISTRSLSYQLNFYHNHFLMALKNLTALEVVRLAIKLFDCHVLGNPPCYKDSGPVKIVSRSIFYLMGLLYACLTLLTTLGRQGRIYAS is encoded by the coding sequence ATCGTGACCTGGCCGTTTTTATCGATCGTTATCCCTACCTACCGCCGCGAGGGAGTGCTGCGCGACACACTCAAGAGCGTTTTGCAGCAAGACTATCCCCACTTTGAAGTGATCGTGGTAGATCAGACAGCCGACCATGAACCGGAGACTCAGGCATTGTTAAATCAGCTTGTGGCTACCGGAAAAATTACTCTGTTCACCGTTGATTGGGCCAGCCTGCCCGCTGCTCGCAACTACGCTATTGAGCGCTGCCAGGGAGAAATCGTTGTTTTCATAGATGATGATGTGGATCTGCCGCATGGCTTTCTCCAGGCCCATGCCCGCAACTACGAGCGGCCTGAGGTCGGGGCAGTGGCCGGACGGGTATTTGACCGCATGAAGCTGGCCGACTCGGATGGGCTGGTGATCGAAGATCTGCCGCCCCAAGCGATGGACCCCGGTATTGCCTGGTATCACATCGACCTCGTTCATACGGTCAAGCCACAAAGGGTGCTGACTGCTCGTGGCTGCAATATGTCGTTTCGGCGGGAACTGTTCAACACCTTTAACCTGCGCTTTGATGAGCGCTTTCACGGCAGCGCCGTGCGTGAAGAGTCAGACTTTTGTCTGCACATTCGCCAAACCGGCCTGATCATCTGGTACGACCCTGCAGCCCATCTAGTGCACCTAGGCGAAGAAACCGGCGGTTGCCACGACATCAGCACACGTTCCCTCAGCTATCAGCTGAACTTCTACCACAACCATTTTTTGATGGCCTTAAAAAATCTCACCGCTCTGGAAGTCGTCAGGCTGGCGATCAAGCTGTTCGACTGCCATGTGCTGGGCAACCCGCCCTGCTATAAAGACAGTGGCCCAGTCAAGATTGTCAGCCGCAGCATTTTTTATCTAATGGGACTGCTGTACGCTTGCTTGACCCTGCTGACCACGCTGGGGCGGCAGGGGCGGATCTATGCTTCATAG
- the hpsO gene encoding hormogonium polysaccharide biosynthesis glycosyltransferase HpsO, with product MRVLVISHTYIVDLNCEKLRALAQLSPDLEVTVVVPQRWRPGGVQNRIIEPELREEGRFKIIPVGNFSENNQGLLCFGPGLIALLKETRPQVIQVEQGAKSLAYAQAIALNRALRLQAKNVFFTWWNLPYELKFPVSLLEAYNLRHSHGIVAGNQDGADILRQRGYGGPIRVMPQLGVDERLFQPQPQPELAAHLGLAPETFVIGFVGRFVAEKGLLTLWQALAALKDHSRPWACLMLGRGPLRQQLEEQARDWGLCDGAKGPVFDHRIHFIESVPHTEVPRYLNLMHTLVLPSETTDQFKTLTSAGWKEQFGHVLIEAMACKVPVIGSDSGEIPHVIQDAGLVFPEGNAKALAECLQTLMEQPTAHAALAQKGYERAMTHYTNRALAQQQLDFYQELGVAP from the coding sequence ATGCGCGTGCTTGTTATCAGCCACACTTACATTGTTGACCTCAACTGTGAAAAGCTAAGGGCCTTAGCGCAGCTGTCTCCAGATCTGGAGGTGACGGTAGTGGTACCGCAGCGGTGGCGGCCGGGCGGAGTGCAAAACCGCATCATCGAGCCAGAACTGCGGGAGGAAGGACGTTTTAAGATTATTCCAGTTGGCAATTTTAGTGAAAACAATCAGGGGTTGCTCTGCTTTGGCCCCGGCCTAATCGCTTTGCTCAAAGAAACCCGACCCCAGGTCATACAGGTAGAGCAGGGCGCCAAATCTCTGGCCTATGCCCAAGCGATCGCACTAAATCGAGCGCTGAGGCTGCAGGCCAAAAACGTGTTCTTTACCTGGTGGAACCTGCCCTACGAGCTGAAGTTTCCGGTGTCTTTACTGGAGGCGTATAACCTGCGCCACAGTCACGGCATTGTGGCAGGCAATCAAGATGGGGCCGATATTCTCAGGCAGCGAGGCTATGGGGGGCCGATTCGCGTCATGCCACAGCTAGGGGTTGATGAGCGGCTGTTTCAGCCTCAGCCCCAGCCAGAGCTGGCAGCTCACCTAGGCTTAGCCCCAGAGACTTTTGTCATTGGCTTTGTTGGGCGTTTTGTGGCAGAAAAGGGGCTCTTGACCCTATGGCAAGCCCTAGCAGCTTTAAAGGATCATTCTCGGCCCTGGGCCTGCCTGATGCTGGGCCGAGGACCGCTGCGGCAGCAGTTGGAAGAGCAGGCGCGAGACTGGGGGCTGTGCGATGGGGCCAAAGGGCCGGTCTTTGACCATCGCATCCACTTCATTGAGAGCGTCCCCCACACCGAAGTCCCGCGCTACCTCAATCTGATGCACACCCTGGTGCTGCCCTCCGAAACCACCGACCAGTTCAAGACCCTAACCTCAGCGGGCTGGAAAGAGCAGTTTGGTCACGTGCTGATTGAAGCAATGGCCTGTAAAGTGCCGGTAATTGGCTCCGACTCCGGCGAAATTCCCCACGTCATTCAAGATGCGGGCCTTGTCTTTCCAGAAGGCAACGCCAAAGCGCTAGCCGAATGTCTGCAAACCCTGATGGAGCAGCCTACAGCCCATGCAGCCCTGGCCCAAAAAGGCTACGAGCGAGCCATGACCCACTACACCAACCGAGCCTTGGCCCAACAGCAGCTAGACTTTTACCAGGAACTGGGGGTCGCCCCATGA
- the hpsP gene encoding hormogonium polysaccharide biosynthesis glycosyltransferase HpsP — MRVLQIVPSISLVYGGPSQMVRGLSAALARAGTEVTVLTTDSNGDSGQPPLAVPLNTPLTEEGYTVRYFRCAPLRRYKFSAGLLSWLALNAHDYDIAHIHALFSPVSTAAATVARWCSLPYLLRPLGTLDRADLTKKRQLKQIYGRLLEQPNLAGAAAVHFTSPLEARVSHRFGAETRDWVIPLGVNPPPEIDEGRAEAICQQFGIPQDRPRLLYLSRLDPKKGLDLLIPALEQLVQEGTAFHLILAGSNPQDPTYEAQVRDRITQSPLAAHTTLTGFITGETKAALLKAADCFVLPSYYENFGIAVAEAMMAGLPVVISHGVYIWEGIAQSESGWVCDLTVNSLTTALRAALSSTVLRQARGRNAQEFAIANYGWDAIAQQTLAAYKQLLML; from the coding sequence CTGCGTGTGCTTCAGATTGTCCCCTCCATTTCCCTGGTCTATGGGGGGCCAAGCCAAATGGTGCGGGGTTTGTCGGCGGCGCTGGCTCGGGCCGGTACAGAGGTGACGGTACTCACTACCGACTCCAATGGTGATAGCGGGCAGCCGCCCCTAGCGGTACCGCTCAACACGCCGCTCACAGAGGAAGGCTATACAGTGCGCTACTTTCGCTGCGCACCCTTGCGTCGCTACAAATTTTCGGCGGGGCTGCTGAGCTGGCTAGCGCTAAACGCACACGACTACGACATTGCCCACATCCATGCCCTGTTTTCCCCCGTCAGCACCGCTGCTGCGACCGTCGCCCGCTGGTGCAGTCTGCCCTACCTGCTTAGGCCGCTGGGCACCTTAGACCGGGCCGATTTGACTAAAAAGCGACAGCTCAAGCAGATCTACGGCAGGCTGCTAGAGCAGCCCAACCTGGCCGGAGCCGCTGCGGTTCACTTTACTAGCCCATTGGAAGCCCGCGTCTCCCATCGCTTTGGGGCTGAAACGCGAGATTGGGTCATTCCGCTGGGGGTCAACCCGCCACCGGAAATAGATGAGGGTAGAGCAGAGGCCATTTGTCAGCAGTTCGGCATTCCTCAGGATCGACCCCGGCTGCTCTACCTGTCGCGGCTAGATCCCAAAAAGGGCCTTGATCTGCTGATTCCGGCCCTAGAGCAGCTAGTTCAGGAGGGCACTGCTTTCCACCTGATTCTGGCGGGGTCTAATCCGCAAGATCCGACCTACGAGGCGCAGGTGCGCGATCGCATTACCCAGTCCCCCCTAGCAGCTCATACCACTCTCACCGGCTTTATCACGGGAGAGACTAAAGCAGCCCTCCTGAAAGCCGCCGACTGCTTTGTTTTACCTTCTTACTACGAGAACTTTGGCATCGCTGTAGCAGAGGCCATGATGGCCGGATTGCCGGTCGTGATCTCGCACGGCGTCTACATTTGGGAGGGCATTGCCCAGAGCGAATCGGGCTGGGTCTGCGACTTAACGGTAAACAGCTTGACCACAGCCCTACGAGCAGCCCTTAGCAGCACAGTGTTGCGGCAGGCACGAGGGCGCAACGCCCAAGAATTTGCGATCGCAAATTATGGTTGGGATGCGATCGCACAGCAAACCCTTGCCGCTTACAAGCAGCTTCTTATGCTATGA
- a CDS encoding uracil-DNA glycosylase: MAEEQFSLFDSGLPAPTAATNPVDYDQIPDKVTIPILPGTYDNLDAIGEHCNRCYRCDLGQTRTHAVVSRGNPKAAIMIVGEGPGQQEDEQGLPFVGKSGQLLEKILEAVRLDSAQDVYISNIVKCRPPENRVPTPDEMAACKGYLMEQIRMVDPKIILLTGATAVKGITGNKQGITKIRGQWIEWEGRLCMPIFHPAYLLRNPSKEKGSPKWLMWQDIQTVRAKLDELTAADASA; encoded by the coding sequence ATGGCTGAAGAGCAGTTCAGTTTATTCGATTCCGGCTTACCGGCCCCCACTGCCGCCACAAATCCGGTTGACTACGACCAAATTCCAGATAAAGTTACCATTCCCATTCTGCCGGGCACCTACGATAACCTAGACGCCATAGGCGAGCACTGCAACCGCTGTTACCGCTGCGATCTAGGCCAAACCCGCACCCATGCCGTCGTCAGCCGAGGCAACCCCAAGGCCGCCATCATGATTGTCGGAGAGGGGCCAGGCCAGCAAGAGGATGAGCAAGGGCTGCCCTTTGTCGGCAAATCCGGCCAGCTTTTAGAGAAAATTCTCGAAGCCGTGCGGCTAGACAGCGCTCAAGACGTTTACATCAGCAACATCGTCAAGTGTCGCCCGCCCGAAAACCGAGTACCCACCCCTGACGAAATGGCAGCCTGCAAAGGCTACCTGATGGAGCAGATCCGCATGGTCGATCCTAAGATTATTCTGCTGACAGGGGCAACTGCTGTAAAGGGCATCACCGGCAACAAGCAGGGCATCACCAAAATTCGGGGCCAGTGGATCGAGTGGGAAGGTCGCCTGTGCATGCCCATTTTCCACCCCGCCTACCTGCTGCGAAACCCCTCAAAGGAAAAGGGCTCTCCCAAGTGGCTGATGTGGCAAGACATTCAAACAGTGCGCGCCAAACTAGATGAATTGACCGCTGCCGACGCCTCAGCATAA
- the rpsU gene encoding 30S ribosomal protein S21 has protein sequence MTQVVVGENEGIESALRRFKRQVSKAGVFSEVKRRRHFETPQEKEKRKAVARRKKRFR, from the coding sequence ATGACTCAGGTTGTTGTAGGTGAAAACGAAGGAATTGAATCCGCTCTGCGGCGCTTTAAGCGCCAGGTTTCGAAAGCAGGCGTTTTTTCTGAAGTAAAGCGCCGCCGCCACTTCGAAACGCCCCAGGAAAAGGAAAAGCGTAAAGCCGTTGCTCGTCGTAAGAAGCGCTTTCGTTAA
- a CDS encoding nucleotidyltransferase family protein yields MTLQELLAHREEVLQTAERHGAFNIRIFGSVARGEAGLQSDVDLLVDYDRTRRTPWFPMGLIEDLEALLECPVDVVTEKGLKSRIRDRVLQEAIPL; encoded by the coding sequence ATGACACTTCAGGAGTTGTTGGCTCACCGCGAGGAGGTTTTGCAGACAGCCGAGCGTCACGGAGCTTTTAACATTCGCATCTTTGGTTCTGTTGCCAGAGGAGAGGCTGGTTTACAGAGCGATGTTGACTTACTTGTAGACTACGATCGCACTCGCCGCACACCTTGGTTTCCAATGGGGCTCATCGAAGACCTAGAAGCTCTATTGGAATGCCCAGTTGATGTCGTCACTGAAAAGGGGCTGAAATCGCGCATTCGCGATCGCGTCTTACAGGAGGCCATCCCCTTGTGA
- a CDS encoding HepT-like ribonuclease domain-containing protein — MRRDAERLQDILDAIARIQNRVQLDQIAKDELLQVWVLYHLQIIGEATRALSSEITQRYSEVPWAQVVGLRNKVVHEYFAIDLDIVTDIVTDDLPNLQATAERILQDLENPNPSSS; from the coding sequence GTGAGACGCGATGCAGAACGTTTGCAGGATATCTTAGATGCGATCGCTCGTATTCAAAATCGAGTGCAGCTTGATCAAATCGCTAAGGATGAATTATTGCAAGTTTGGGTGCTATACCACCTTCAAATTATTGGAGAAGCTACTCGCGCTCTATCTTCAGAGATCACCCAACGCTACTCAGAAGTCCCCTGGGCACAAGTTGTTGGCCTCCGCAACAAAGTTGTGCATGAGTACTTCGCTATAGACCTAGATATCGTCACTGACATCGTGACCGATGATTTGCCCAATCTTCAAGCTACCGCTGAGCGTATTCTCCAGGATCTTGAGAATCCCAATCCCTCATCCAGCTAG
- a CDS encoding WD40 repeat domain-containing protein: MSVAPAVETVEKPPLPVAEPELSGGQVDRASLFYVERPNSDFRCFEAIGLAMQQEANQTLAAANTKAAKRLTLSAARAALAIGLALITGGWGISTANQAVAAQATGFTPDGQGVVTDSDSDGRNRLWSSQREERASFKGESLDFTPDGQGLVTSSNYKSWLWNLQGEELASFEGGFRGFTPDGQGLVTLSYGDEYIVGDDKSLLWSWRGEQLASFEGSFIVFTPDEQGLVTRSYDDEKIWLWSLQGEELASFEGVFQGFTPDEQGVLTISYGDDDVLGDGKIWLWSLQGEELASIEGEILGLTPDEQGLVIYSDSDGKSRLSSWRGEEQASFEGYFLGFTPDGQGLVTYSFSDRKSRLWSLQGEELASIEGGFRGFTPDGQRLATYSSSDGKSRLWSLQGEELASFDGVFQGFMPDEQGLVTISDGDDDVFGNEKIRLWSLRGEEQASIEGHFQGFTSDGQGFATYSDSDWKSRLWNWQGEDRGSFEGIFRGFTPDGQGLVTYSEIDGRIRLWSLQGEDQTSFGSSLQGFMPDEQELVTSPDSDGRNRLWSLQREDRTSFEGEFLGFTPDKQGLVTGTPSDRKSRLWSLQGEELASFDGYFLGFTPDEQGLVTSSSRARKTWLWSLQGEERVSFEGVFLSFTPDEQGLVTSSSSDEKIWLWSLQGEERVSFEGDFRGFMPDGQGLVTYSYSDRKARLWSWQGEELASLEGDFIRLTPDKQGLVTYSDSDRKSRLWSWQGEELASFEGYLLSFTPDEQGVVTYFSPVVTSSDSAGTSRLWSLQGEELASFEGGFHSFTPDGQGLVTTPFNVGKSRLWSLQGEELASFDGSFQSFMPDEQGLVTHSYSDGRNQLWSLQGEELASFKGDFRGFTPDGQGLVTSSSSGRRTWLWSLQGEEQASFEGEFQIFTPDEQGLVTYSEIDEKTWLWSLQGEERTSAGGEF, encoded by the coding sequence ATGTCTGTGGCACCAGCGGTAGAAACGGTTGAAAAGCCGCCCCTGCCTGTAGCCGAACCAGAACTTTCCGGTGGCCAAGTTGATCGGGCTTCACTCTTCTACGTTGAGCGGCCTAATAGTGACTTTCGCTGTTTCGAGGCGATTGGCTTGGCGATGCAGCAGGAAGCAAACCAGACTTTAGCAGCGGCAAATACAAAGGCGGCGAAGCGGTTGACGCTAAGTGCGGCTAGAGCTGCGTTGGCAATTGGTTTGGCTTTGATTACCGGGGGATGGGGGATATCCACAGCGAATCAGGCAGTCGCAGCACAAGCCACTGGCTTCACGCCGGATGGACAGGGAGTAGTGACTGACTCTGATAGCGACGGGAGAAATCGGCTGTGGAGTTCCCAAAGAGAGGAGCGAGCTAGCTTTAAGGGCGAGTCTCTAGACTTCACGCCGGATGGGCAGGGATTGGTGACTAGCTCTAATTACAAAAGTTGGCTGTGGAATTTGCAGGGAGAGGAGCTAGCCAGTTTTGAAGGCGGTTTCCGAGGCTTCACACCGGATGGGCAGGGGTTGGTGACGCTCTCTTATGGCGACGAATATATTGTCGGCGACGATAAAAGTCTGCTGTGGAGTTGGCGGGGAGAGCAGCTAGCTAGCTTTGAGGGGAGTTTCATAGTCTTCACGCCCGATGAACAGGGGTTGGTGACTAGGTCTTATGACGACGAGAAAATTTGGCTGTGGAGTTTGCAGGGAGAGGAGCTAGCCAGTTTTGAAGGTGTTTTCCAAGGCTTCACGCCGGATGAGCAAGGGGTGTTGACTATCTCTTATGGCGACGATGACGTTCTTGGCGACGGAAAAATTTGGCTGTGGAGTTTGCAGGGAGAGGAGCTAGCCAGCATTGAGGGCGAGATCCTAGGCCTCACACCAGATGAACAGGGGTTGGTGATTTACTCTGATAGCGACGGGAAAAGTCGGCTGTCGAGTTGGCGGGGAGAGGAGCAAGCGAGCTTTGAGGGCTATTTTCTAGGCTTCACGCCGGATGGGCAGGGGTTGGTGACTTACTCCTTTAGCGACAGAAAAAGCCGGCTGTGGAGTTTGCAGGGAGAAGAGCTAGCCAGCATCGAGGGCGGTTTCCGAGGCTTCACACCAGATGGGCAGAGGTTGGCGACTTACTCTTCTAGCGACGGGAAAAGTCGGCTGTGGAGTTTGCAGGGAGAGGAGCTAGCCAGCTTTGATGGCGTTTTCCAAGGCTTCATGCCGGATGAGCAGGGGTTGGTGACTATCTCTGATGGCGACGATGACGTCTTTGGCAACGAGAAAATTCGGCTGTGGAGTTTGCGGGGAGAGGAGCAAGCCAGTATTGAGGGCCATTTCCAAGGCTTCACGTCGGATGGGCAGGGGTTCGCGACTTACTCTGATAGTGATTGGAAAAGTCGACTATGGAATTGGCAGGGAGAGGATCGAGGCAGCTTTGAGGGCATTTTCCGAGGCTTCACGCCGGATGGACAGGGGTTGGTGACTTACTCTGAGATCGACGGGAGGATTCGGCTGTGGAGTCTGCAGGGAGAGGATCAAACCAGCTTTGGGAGTTCACTCCAAGGCTTCATGCCGGATGAGCAGGAGTTGGTGACTAGCCCTGACAGCGATGGGAGAAATCGACTGTGGAGTTTGCAGAGAGAGGATCGAACCAGCTTTGAGGGCGAGTTCCTAGGTTTTACGCCGGATAAGCAGGGCCTGGTGACTGGTACTCCTAGCGATAGGAAAAGTCGGCTATGGAGTTTGCAGGGAGAGGAGCTAGCCAGCTTTGATGGCTATTTCCTAGGCTTCACGCCGGATGAGCAGGGGTTGGTGACTAGCTCTTCTAGGGCCAGGAAAACTTGGCTGTGGAGTTTGCAGGGAGAGGAGCGAGTCAGCTTTGAGGGCGTTTTTCTAAGCTTCACGCCGGATGAGCAGGGGCTAGTGACTAGCTCTTCTAGCGACGAGAAAATTTGGCTGTGGAGTTTGCAAGGAGAGGAGCGAGTCAGCTTTGAGGGCGATTTCCGAGGCTTTATGCCGGATGGGCAGGGGTTGGTGACTTACTCTTATAGCGACAGGAAAGCTCGGCTATGGAGTTGGCAGGGAGAGGAGCTAGCCAGCCTTGAGGGCGATTTCATACGCCTCACGCCGGACAAGCAGGGGTTGGTGACTTACTCTGATAGTGATAGGAAAAGTCGGCTATGGAGTTGGCAGGGAGAGGAGCTAGCCAGCTTTGAGGGCTATTTACTAAGCTTCACGCCGGATGAGCAGGGGGTAGTGACTTACTTTTCTCCGGTAGTGACTAGCTCTGATAGCGCCGGGACAAGTCGGCTGTGGAGTTTGCAGGGAGAGGAGCTAGCCAGCTTTGAGGGCGGTTTCCACAGCTTCACACCGGATGGGCAGGGGTTGGTGACTACCCCTTTTAACGTCGGGAAAAGCCGGCTGTGGAGTTTGCAGGGAGAGGAGCTAGCCAGCTTTGACGGCAGTTTCCAAAGCTTCATGCCGGATGAGCAGGGGTTGGTGACGCACTCTTATAGCGACGGGAGAAATCAGCTGTGGAGTTTGCAGGGAGAGGAGCTAGCCAGCTTTAAGGGCGATTTCCGAGGCTTCACGCCGGATGGGCAAGGATTAGTGACTAGCTCTTCTAGCGGCAGGAGAACTTGGCTGTGGAGTTTGCAGGGAGAGGAGCAAGCGAGCTTTGAGGGCGAGTTCCAAATCTTCACGCCGGATGAGCAAGGATTGGTGACTTACTCTGAGATCGACGAGAAAACTTGGTTGTGGAGCTTGCAGGGAGAGGAGCGAACTAGCGCTGGGGGCGAGTTCTGA
- a CDS encoding ssl1498 family light-harvesting-like protein: MPYTTEEGGRLNNFAVEPKMYEAAPPSETQKRNYMILGVTALVLVGGLMAVAFAVS; encoded by the coding sequence ATGCCTTATACCACTGAAGAGGGCGGACGCCTTAACAACTTCGCGGTTGAACCCAAGATGTACGAGGCTGCACCGCCTTCGGAAACTCAAAAGCGCAACTACATGATTTTGGGCGTAACTGCGCTCGTGTTGGTCGGTGGTCTAATGGCTGTGGCTTTCGCCGTTTCCTAA
- a CDS encoding glutathione peroxidase, producing MTTSVVDIAVTTAWGEEKPLKDYLGNVLLIVNVASYCGYTPQYKGLEALNEKYRDAGLRILAFPCNDFGAQEPDNLEKIEEFCSTNYGVTFDLLDKVHAKGPEQHPLYARLTQGVDPQGEVAWNFEKFLIDRSGNAIARFKSAVSPDSPELVNAIEAALKG from the coding sequence ATGACCACCTCTGTTGTTGACATTGCTGTCACGACCGCTTGGGGCGAAGAAAAGCCTCTGAAAGACTATCTGGGCAACGTTCTGCTGATTGTAAACGTGGCTTCTTACTGTGGCTATACCCCTCAGTACAAGGGGCTAGAGGCTCTAAACGAGAAGTACCGCGATGCCGGACTGCGAATTTTGGCCTTTCCCTGCAACGATTTCGGGGCGCAAGAACCCGACAACCTGGAAAAAATCGAAGAATTTTGCTCGACCAACTATGGGGTCACCTTTGATCTGCTGGACAAAGTGCACGCCAAAGGGCCAGAGCAGCACCCTCTCTACGCCAGACTGACCCAGGGCGTTGATCCCCAAGGTGAGGTGGCCTGGAACTTTGAGAAATTTTTGATTGATCGCTCCGGCAATGCCATCGCCCGCTTTAAAAGTGCGGTTTCCCCCGATAGCCCTGAACTGGTCAACGCGATTGAAGCTGCGCTAAAAGGCTGA